In a genomic window of Thermodesulfobacteriota bacterium:
- a CDS encoding universal stress protein: MIKKIVWASDGSKDSIHALSHAENLARMFGAGIVGLYVIPEYFEVSTIDEFESERLDLLASWIKEKESKGSNRLSSIAAEMREKGLDFTTRIKQGVPYHRIIETAEEENADLIILGKGKAEEKNIIGGTALKVLRHSKIPVYIAKGEKPPKEIKKILVPTDLYRILSRDLEVTLGIARQIDADIYSLNIVVTGEGKYPPKLIELARGDAYNKLTEQVEDAKLEDRVETVVETARNAWTGIVNFARHKEIDLIVMTTYGDYKMRKDDFVGNITERVVQEAHCPVITVRPL, encoded by the coding sequence GTGATTAAGAAGATCGTCTGGGCGTCGGACGGGTCGAAGGATTCCATACATGCGCTGTCGCACGCGGAGAACCTGGCGAGGATGTTCGGCGCCGGGATAGTGGGGCTGTACGTCATCCCCGAGTATTTCGAGGTCAGCACCATAGACGAGTTCGAATCCGAGAGGCTCGACCTTCTGGCCAGCTGGATAAAGGAGAAGGAATCCAAGGGGAGCAACAGGCTCAGCAGCATAGCGGCCGAAATGCGCGAAAAGGGGCTCGACTTCACGACGCGCATAAAGCAGGGCGTCCCCTATCACAGGATAATAGAGACGGCGGAGGAGGAAAATGCCGACCTGATAATCCTCGGCAAGGGGAAGGCCGAAGAGAAGAACATCATAGGCGGGACGGCGCTCAAGGTGCTCCGCCACTCGAAGATCCCCGTGTACATAGCGAAGGGCGAGAAGCCGCCGAAGGAGATAAAAAAGATACTCGTCCCGACGGACCTCTACCGCATACTGTCGCGAGACCTCGAGGTCACTCTGGGCATCGCGAGGCAGATCGACGCCGACATATACAGCCTTAATATCGTCGTCACGGGCGAAGGGAAATACCCGCCGAAGCTGATAGAGCTCGCGAGAGGCGACGCCTACAACAAGCTAACCGAGCAGGTCGAGGACGCAAAGCTCGAAGACAGGGTCGAGACGGTCGTCGAAACCGCGAGGAACGCGTGGACGGGGATCGTGAATTTCGCCCGGCACAAGGAAATCGACCTTATCGTCATGACGACGTACGGTGATTACAAGATGAGAAAGGACGACTTCGTGGGGAACATAACCGAAAGGGTCGTCCAGGAGGCGCACTGCCCCGTAATCACCGTAAGGCCTCTCTGA
- a CDS encoding universal stress protein → MKIDTILWATDGSQEAELALGYAKYLAGLTGAGIIGLHVIPLPGGLFFEALREKDASFDEWQKGIEAQAEDRFADAKKELEESGIPFEGVLVRGEPAEEIIAFAERRKAGLIVMGKRGHSLLEKVVVGSETAKVLRGSRVPVLAAKRDKPFDGGAITRIIIPVDLSDEAESAFMYALDLAELTGAEVTAVYALRLDMYAQDIPAGALDIVIRESYSELAKTASKFSKGYEESRDVKLSRPVATDIVHGISPALSISQYAKENDADLIVINTHGRTGIERFVLGSVTERLIPESPCSVIALKP, encoded by the coding sequence ATGAAAATCGATACGATACTATGGGCCACGGACGGATCGCAGGAGGCCGAGCTCGCGCTCGGATACGCGAAATACCTGGCCGGTCTCACCGGGGCGGGAATCATCGGGCTTCACGTAATACCGCTTCCCGGCGGGCTGTTTTTCGAAGCGCTCAGGGAAAAGGACGCTTCGTTCGACGAATGGCAGAAGGGCATCGAGGCCCAGGCCGAGGATAGGTTCGCCGACGCCAAGAAGGAGCTCGAGGAATCGGGCATACCGTTCGAGGGCGTCCTCGTGCGCGGAGAGCCCGCGGAAGAAATAATCGCCTTCGCGGAAAGAAGAAAGGCGGGACTCATAGTGATGGGCAAGAGGGGGCACAGCCTCCTCGAAAAAGTCGTCGTCGGCAGCGAAACGGCCAAGGTGCTCCGGGGCTCGCGCGTGCCGGTGCTCGCGGCCAAGAGGGACAAACCCTTCGACGGCGGGGCCATCACCAGAATAATCATCCCCGTCGACCTTTCGGACGAGGCGGAATCGGCGTTCATGTACGCGCTCGACCTCGCCGAGCTCACCGGGGCCGAGGTTACGGCGGTATACGCGCTCAGGCTCGACATGTACGCGCAGGACATACCCGCCGGGGCGCTCGATATAGTCATCAGGGAATCCTACTCCGAGCTCGCGAAGACGGCGTCTAAATTCAGCAAGGGCTACGAGGAGTCGAGGGACGTCAAGCTTTCAAGGCCCGTGGCGACGGACATCGTGCACGGCATAAGCCCTGCGCTCTCTATTTCGCAGTATGCCAAGGAGAACGACGCGGATCTCATCGTGATCAACACGCACGGCAGGACGGGCATAGAAAGGTTCGTGCTCGGGAGCGTAACCGAAAGGCTCATACCCGAGTCGCCCTGCTCCGTCATAGCGCTCAAGCCGTAA
- a CDS encoding AAA family ATPase, translated as MRKSQSKDRQGLIRFLSSAASYPHNPGEVTHLQTHASDVFVAPPYVYKVKKPVDFGFLDFTTLEKRKYFCEREIELNRRLCPGTYLGVEEIRLGPGGFSFGGEGETVEYAVRMRKLPEDRFLKNLLRDGKCSGEDFRRLARKLSDFYRGQTPGGEVVSNGAPEKVRSIIDDNERTVKNFVGKTISRTSWEAIHFFNERFFAEKAGLFTSRKDGGFVKDCHGDLHMEHINIGPDDICIYDCIEFNDRFRYIDVASDVAFLAMDLDFNGYFGLAREFVADMAGALGESAGGVLDFYKCYRAYVRGKVGGLTSVGEGVPDDERREAAETARRYFTLALRYALLGSTPTVIVAFGVIGSGKSTLAEMLARELSCPVVSSDRVRKEITGTGETERRREGYEGGIYSPETTARTYEEIISRGLKALGKHNTVVLDASFSKRRWRDMVFEKSADNGFGALFVETAAPEEVLRGRLARREEEGTSVSDAGPEMLERFTADFERPDELGAGKLFAADTDGEAEETLLRLFKDMITKRV; from the coding sequence ATGCGTAAAAGCCAGAGCAAAGACAGGCAGGGGTTAATCCGCTTTCTGAGCTCGGCCGCGTCGTACCCTCATAACCCGGGGGAGGTTACGCACCTCCAGACCCACGCTTCGGACGTGTTCGTCGCCCCGCCTTACGTGTACAAGGTCAAAAAGCCTGTCGATTTCGGCTTCCTCGATTTCACCACGCTCGAAAAAAGGAAATATTTCTGCGAAAGGGAGATAGAGCTCAACCGGAGGCTCTGCCCGGGGACGTATCTCGGCGTCGAGGAGATACGGCTCGGCCCGGGCGGGTTTTCGTTCGGAGGCGAGGGGGAAACGGTCGAGTACGCCGTAAGGATGAGAAAGCTCCCCGAGGATAGGTTTCTCAAGAACCTTCTCCGTGACGGGAAGTGTTCCGGGGAGGATTTCAGGCGACTGGCCCGAAAGCTCTCCGATTTTTACAGGGGACAGACGCCCGGCGGGGAGGTCGTCTCGAACGGTGCTCCGGAGAAGGTAAGGAGCATAATCGACGACAACGAGCGCACCGTTAAAAATTTTGTCGGAAAGACTATCTCCCGAACATCCTGGGAGGCGATACATTTCTTTAACGAAAGGTTTTTCGCCGAAAAGGCCGGCCTCTTCACCTCACGTAAGGACGGGGGGTTCGTAAAGGACTGCCACGGCGACCTCCACATGGAGCACATCAACATCGGCCCGGACGACATATGCATATACGACTGCATAGAGTTTAACGACAGGTTCAGGTATATAGACGTGGCGTCGGACGTGGCTTTCCTCGCGATGGACCTTGACTTCAACGGCTATTTCGGCCTCGCGAGGGAGTTCGTCGCGGACATGGCGGGTGCGCTCGGGGAATCCGCCGGGGGAGTCCTCGATTTCTACAAGTGCTACAGGGCGTACGTCCGCGGGAAGGTCGGCGGCCTGACGTCCGTCGGCGAGGGGGTTCCGGATGACGAGAGGCGAGAGGCCGCCGAGACGGCCCGAAGGTACTTCACCCTGGCCCTCAGGTATGCGCTTCTCGGGTCCACGCCGACCGTGATCGTGGCCTTCGGCGTCATAGGCTCCGGGAAATCTACACTCGCCGAAATGCTGGCGAGAGAGCTCTCGTGCCCCGTCGTATCGTCCGACAGGGTGAGGAAGGAGATCACCGGGACGGGCGAGACGGAGAGGAGGCGCGAAGGATACGAGGGCGGCATATATTCCCCGGAAACGACCGCGAGGACATACGAAGAAATAATATCGCGGGGGCTGAAGGCGCTCGGGAAGCACAACACCGTCGTACTCGACGCGAGCTTCTCGAAGCGCAGATGGCGGGATATGGTGTTTGAAAAATCGGCTGATAACGGGTTTGGCGCCCTATTCGTGGAGACCGCCGCACCCGAAGAAGTTCTGAGAGGCAGGCTGGCAAGGCGTGAGGAAGAGGGCACGTCCGTTTCCGACGCCGGGCCCGAGATGCTGGAGAGGTTCACAGCGGATTTCGAGCGGCCGGACGAGCTCGGCGCGGGGAAGCTGTTCGCCGCCGATACGGACGGGGAGGCGGAAGAAACGCTGCTCCGTCTTTTTAAAGACATGATAACGAAAAGGGTTTAA